The following are encoded together in the Panicum virgatum strain AP13 chromosome 6K, P.virgatum_v5, whole genome shotgun sequence genome:
- the LOC120711971 gene encoding uncharacterized protein LOC120711971: MPAAGARRSTRVFMPKAPKPLQAQDQADPATRVLRSGKRLAADRIRWDAKEAAAAAAFNVDVDHDQQHLKEDSPKPVLPPLTKSFGIVYTRKRRRRRHPAAEVLAENEDGSRRFGIVYSRRKGKRLKVAPLQLPQGPDASSDLSAAIPCSSQEFASRTGFLDAHFTAFVDGSAAQSGALTLVVLVDTSCSRSSHRFQGLLLPVLRWMRRSRQRDKVRNLVTFILSAGVAAAFASQGVHFVKLQRLRASALLHRPLLQCGWCALYGAKKSEPLVSIVFSALPSYFWSLHSSVALDSMYLPAVIRESSPLSGVAEGIYTHTPLYVDSGAQSTGIAKLTSIGSDEPFRVVSDYLPLEQVAGLVGHGLKLKKHQRKRRSMRHPRSRRRLSSRLPGNAIGMKQSTVAIHTEVKMPSNSQEPPVEPVHPKAALEISLDLLENMDESDVSTPMGSTRRKRSSLKSPVDRMNERLALAEVRQNIDSVHSKANLLIIQADRCWREEGAEVMLELSDTNKWCIVVKIQGVTRYSLKPSDLRSHVVNRHTQAYIWAIDDAWKLEFTDKWDWLLFKELHVVGRERNSQGKPIPIPGVHEVSDDMEGIVADPFSRPVDYIRMVDDEVARALSRDSIYDMDSEDERWLIQLSHAYSNQNSSQRKHTSYEDFEMIISIFEKDAYNNPKGIIDLGELISRYPALGKDDNVHAVYEYWTNKRSKRAAPLLRIFQGAPLRRGHLSQKSAMKRKRSFKRQRSQAGRGKPETLLQDHAEEEAALQRVAQAERAAKQAVETAVRLRNRAQFLMANAELATYKSVMALRIAEAARISDSSRDIVCTILD, from the exons ATGCCGGCAGCCGGGGCTCGCCGCTCCACACGCGTATTCATGCCCAAGGCGCCCAAGCCGCTGCAAGCCCAGGATCAGGCCGACCCCGCAACCAGGGTCCTCCGCTCTGGCAAGCGCCTCGCCGCTGATCGGATCCGTTGGGACGCCAAggaggccgctgccgccgctgccttcAACGTCGACGTCGACCACGACCAGCAGCACCTAAAAGAGGATTCCCCCAAGCCGGTCCTGCCGCCTCTGACGAAGTCCTTCGGGATCGTCTACACCAggaaacgccgccgccggaggcacCCCGCCGCTGAGGTCCTCGCCGAGAACGAGGACGGCAGCAGGAGGTTTGGGATAGTATACAGTAGGAGGAAGGGCAAGAGATTGAAGGTCGCCCCTCTTCAGCTCCCACAGGGGCCGGACGCCTCCTCTGACCTCTCTGCGGCGATTCCATGCTCCTCCCAGGAGTTCGCGTCAAGAACTGGCTTCTTGGATGCTCATTTCACGGCCTTTGTGGATGGTTCTGCAGCACAATCTGGGGCTCTGACGCTTGTCGTCCTTGTTGATACGTCTTGCTCCAGGAGTTCTCATCGGTTCCAGGGCCTGCTTCTACCCGTGCTGAGGTGGATGCGCCGCAGTCGGCAGCGGGACAAGGTCCGAAACCTAGTCACTTTCATCTTGTCTGCTGGCGTTGCTGCTGCTTTTGCGTCGCAGGGGGTGCACTTTGTCAAGCTCCAGCGCCTGAGAGCT TCTGCATTGTTACATAGACCTCTGCTGCAGTGTGGGTGGTGTGCACTTTACGGTGCCAAGAAATCTGAACCTCTGGTGTCAATTGTTTTCTCAGCACTTCCTTCATACTTTTGGAGCTTGCATTCTTCTGTAGCTCTTGATTCCATGTATCTGCCAGCTGTGATTCGGGAGAGCAGCCCACTGTCTGGGGTAGCTGAAGGAATCTATACTCACACTCCTTTGTATGTGGATTCTGGGGCTCAGAGCACTGGGATTGCCAAACTCACTAGCATTGGCAGTGATGAACCTTTCAGAGTGGTCTCAGACTACCTGCCCCTTGAACAAGTTGCTGGACTAGTGGGGCATGGTCTTAAGCTAAAGAAGCATCAAAGGAAGAGGAGATCAATGAGGCATCCCCGAAGTCGACGGCGTCTTTCATCAAGATTACCTGGCAATGCAATTGGGATGAAGCAGAGCACAGTTGCCATCCATACAGAAGTGAAGATGCCATCGAATAGTCAAGAACCTCCCGTGGAGCCTGTCCATCCTAAAGCAGCATTAGAAATTtctcttgatttgcttgaaaaCATGGACGAAAGCGATGTTTCGACTCCCATGGGATCAACTAGGAGAAAGAGATCTTCTTTGAAGAGTCCAGTCGACAGAATGAATGAAAGGCTGGCCTTGGCTGAGGTGAGACAGAATATAGATTCTGTTCACAGCAAAGCAAACCTTTTAATCATTCAAGCTGATAGATGCTGGAGGGAAGAAGGTGCTGAAGTTATGCTAGAACTATCAGATACCAATAAGTGGTGTATAGTTGTGAAGATACAAGGTGTTACTAGATACTCCCTTAAGCCTTCAGATTTGAGGTCACATGTTGTTAATCGTCATACTCAAGCCTACATTTGGGCAATTGACGATGCATGGAAGCTTGAGTTCACTGATAAGTGGGACTGGCTGTTATTCAAAGAGTTGCATGTTGTGGGCCGTGAGCGCAATTCCCAGGGGAAACCAATCCCAATTCCTGGTGTACATGAGGTTTCTGATGACATGGAAGGGATTGTTGCAGATCCTTTCTCACGCCCTGTGGACTATATCAGGatggtggatgatgaagttgCCCGAGCTCTCTCGAGGGATTCTATTTATGACATGGACTCAGAGGATGAACGGTGGCTCATTCAGTTGAGTCATGCATATTCCAATCAAAATAGCTCTCAACGGAAGCATACCTCTTACGAAGATTTTGAGATGATAATAAGCATATTTGAAAAGGATGCCTACAACAATCCCAAAGGAATAATCGATTTGGGTGAGCTTATTTCCAGATATCCTGCTTTAGGAAAGGATGACAATGTGCATGCTGTGTATGAGTATTGGACAAATAAGAGGTCTAAGCGAGCTGCACCACTGCTAAGGATATTTCAG GGTGCGCCCTTACGGCGAGGACATCTATCACAAAAGTCTGCCATGAAGAGAAAGAGATCTTTCAAGAGGCAAAGAAGCCAAGCTGGCCGAGGAAAGCCTGAAACTTTATTGCAAG ATCATGCTGAAGAGGAGGCTGCTTTGCAGAGAGTTGCGCAAGCTGAACGTGCAGCAAAACAGGCTGTAGAAACAGCCGTCCGTCTTCGCAATAGAGCCCAGTTCCTCATGGCAAATGCAGAGCTCGCAACATACAAATCTGTCATGGCTCTCAGGATTGCTGAGGCTGCTAGGATATCTGACTCTTCTCGAGATATTGTTTGTACTATCCTTGACTAA
- the LOC120713316 gene encoding probable inactive receptor kinase At5g16590, translating to MALSTRTEASLLPHFCCWSAHPYPVRSGKKHGHSSDGRPTVVTSHHPLFSHLSLAKPTCSWSGIRCDAAGHVAETSLPGAGLNGMLGALSFAAFSVLTKLNLADNITGAIPANATGLTYLDLSGNSLSDWKRKGSWTDLNSRSLGS from the exons ATGGCTCTCTCGACAAGAACCGAGGCAAGTCTCTTACCCCATTTCTGCTGCTGGTCTGCTCATCCTTATCCAGTGCGATCGGGCAAGAAGCACGGCCACTCCTCAGATGGCCGGCCAACGGTGGTGACCAGCCATCATCCCCTCTTCTCCCACCTATCCCTTGCCAAGCCGACGTGCTCCTGGTCTGGCATCAGGTGCGACGCCGCTGGCCACGTCGCTGAGACCAGCCTACCCGGCGCTGGCCTCAATGGCATGCTCGGCGCGCTGAGCTTTGCTGCGTTCTCGGTGCTCACCAAGCTCAACCTCGCCGACAACATCACCGGTGCCATCCCGGCGAACGCCACCGGCCTGACGTACCTTGACCTGTCAGGGAACAGCTTGTCCG ACTGGAAACGGAAAGGGAGTTGGACTgacttaaatagccggtccctgGGAAGCTAA